A DNA window from Anastrepha obliqua isolate idAnaObli1 chromosome 5, idAnaObli1_1.0, whole genome shotgun sequence contains the following coding sequences:
- the LOC129248298 gene encoding serine protease inhibitor 27A-like: protein MTPNTCVILAINAFLITLARTSPTELTRPENTTQLDALQNVANNNQNNFTNHIFEIPPGIFTSYLSPAPADAITNDADDYVPYRSDVHDRFSWALLKQILLSTATRRNNIKTAAIDGFFPEDSENVIFSPFSVKLVLALLTEATGNGTRSQRQLLATLGDIKAADNLRSFYRKTLASLKKENPHYTLHLETRLYTDSSIKPLPAFVELLKSAYETPLEELNFADGVASAAKINAWIARATEGRLQQLVTEEGVANSVMLLVNAIYFNGLWRRQFSESHPGVFFRTPHEQLKVSYMELTDNFYYYQCNELKARIVRLPYRGRKFSMFVALPNDGQSIDSLLRRMQNEQLKHMQWMMERIKLRIVMPKFKFGYKTDLKAALCRLGVVDIFTNQAQLTGMAADADDRLMVSNILQKSGIDVNELGTEAYAATEVEIVNRFGGGEYVEEFVVNRPFVFFIEEESTGNILFAGKVMNPTA from the coding sequence ATGACGCCGAATACGTGTGTGATTCTTGCCATCAATGCGTTCCTGATCACACTCGCACGCACTTCTCCCACAGAGCTAACAAGGCCGGAGAACACGACGCAATTGGACGCGTTGCAAAATGTAGCTAATAATAATCAGAATAACTTCACAAATCATATATTTGAAATACCGCCTGGAATTTTTACATCATACCTATCACCAGCACCAGCTGATGCGATTACAAACGACGCAGACGATTACGTGCCCTATCGCAGCGATGTGCATGATCGTTTCTCATGGGCGCTGCTCAAGCAGATTTTACTATCAACAGCAACACGGCGCAATAACATCAAAACCGCTGCTATAGATGGTTTTTTCCCGGAAGACTCAGAGAATGTCATATTCTCACCGTTCTCTGTTAAACTGGTGCTTGCGCTGCTTACAGAGGCGACTGGCAATGGCACACGCTCACAACGCCAACTACTCGCCACACTGGGCGATATAAAAGCCGCTGATAATTTACGCAGTTTTTACCGCAAAACGCTTGCTTCATTGAAGAAAGAGAATCCCCACTACACGCTGCATTTGGAGACGCGTCTCTACACGGATTCTTCAATTAAGCCACTGCCAGCGTTTGTTGAGCTACTGAAGTCCGCTTATGAAACTCCCCTTGAAGAATTGAACTTTGCGGACGGCGTTGCATCTGCAGCGAAAATAAATGCATGGATTGCTCGCGCAACTGAGGGCCGCTTACAACAATTGGTGACGGAGGAGGGTGTGGCAAATAGTGTTATGCTGTTAGTGAATGCCATCTACTTTAATGGATTGTGGCGCCGACAGTTCAGCGAATCACACCCAGGTGTCTTCTTTCGCACGCCCCACGAGCAATTGAAGGTTTCGTACATGGAATTGACCGACAACTTCTACTACTATCAATGCAATGAGCTGAAAGCGCGTATTGTTCGTCTCCCCTATCGTGGTCGGAAGTTCTCAATGTTTGTAGCGCTACCCAACGATGGACAAAGCATAGACTCGCTGCTAAGACGCATGCAAAATGAGCAACTGAAGCACATGCAGTGGATGATGGAACGCATTAAGTTGCGGATTGTAATGCCCAAATTCAAATTTGGTTATAAGACCGACCTAAAAGCAGCGCTTTGTCGTTTGGGTGTGGTGGACATCTTCACCAATCAGGCGCAATTGACTGGTATGGCCGCCGATGCAGATGACCGCCTGATGGTCTCAAATATACTACAGAAAAGCGGTATTGATGTAAATGAGCTGGGCACAGAAGCTTATGCCGCCACCGAGGTAGAGATTGTGAATCGCTTCGGCGGCGGCGAATATGTGGAAGAGTTCGTTGTGAATCGGCCGTTTGTGTTCTTCATTGAGGAGGAGAGTACGGGGAATATTCTGTTCGCAGGCAAAGTGATGAATCCTACGGCGTAA